One stretch of Alcaligenes aquatilis DNA includes these proteins:
- a CDS encoding CysB family HTH-type transcriptional regulator yields the protein MNIQQFRFVRETIRRNFNLTEAARSLYTSQPGVSKAIIEFEDELGIKIFERHGKRIKGLTRPGEAVAEVIDRIMREIDNLKRVSDDFARRDEGTLVIACTHAQARYLLPKVIPEFRRRFPKVHMSLAEGSPPVLAQMVLHEQADVAIATETLALTPGLVALPVYTWEHTVVVTPDHPLADLPANKQLSIETLAQYPIVTYDHAFSGRGSIDEAFAKHGITPDIVLEAIDADVIKTYVDVGLGIGIIAGIAFDPRRDKGLVGLPAGHLFGAHHTKVAVKAGAFLRDYIFELLEMLAPELTRDVVLSALDEKQTGSPL from the coding sequence ATGAATATTCAACAATTCCGCTTTGTCCGAGAGACCATCCGACGTAACTTCAATCTGACTGAAGCCGCTCGTTCGCTTTATACCTCCCAGCCGGGGGTGTCCAAGGCGATCATCGAGTTTGAAGATGAGCTGGGCATCAAGATTTTTGAACGTCATGGAAAACGCATTAAGGGCCTGACCCGACCGGGCGAAGCCGTCGCTGAGGTGATTGACCGCATCATGCGCGAGATCGACAACCTCAAGCGTGTCAGCGACGACTTCGCCCGCCGCGATGAGGGCACTTTGGTCATTGCTTGTACCCATGCCCAGGCACGATATTTGCTGCCCAAGGTGATCCCTGAATTCCGTCGTCGCTTTCCCAAGGTCCATATGTCCTTGGCGGAAGGTAGCCCACCCGTGCTGGCCCAGATGGTGCTACACGAGCAGGCCGACGTTGCGATTGCAACTGAAACCCTGGCCTTGACGCCGGGCCTGGTCGCGTTGCCGGTCTACACCTGGGAGCACACGGTGGTGGTGACGCCGGATCATCCGTTGGCTGATCTGCCTGCCAACAAGCAACTGTCCATCGAAACCCTGGCGCAATATCCCATCGTGACTTACGACCATGCCTTCTCGGGTCGGGGTTCGATTGATGAAGCCTTTGCCAAGCACGGCATCACTCCGGACATTGTGCTGGAGGCGATTGACGCTGACGTGATTAAGACCTACGTTGATGTCGGTCTGGGTATCGGTATCATCGCTGGCATCGCGTTCGATCCGCGTCGTGACAAGGGTTTGGTGGGCCTGCCAGCAGGGCATTTGTTCGGCGCGCACCATACCAAGGTAGCGGTGAAAGCCGGGGCCTTCTTACGTGACTACATTTTCGAGTTGTTGGAGATGTTGGCACCGGAATTGACCCGCGATGTGGTGCTTAGCGCTCTGGATGAAAAGCAGACTGGTAGCCCGTTGTAA